Genomic DNA from Hordeum vulgare subsp. vulgare chromosome 2H, MorexV3_pseudomolecules_assembly, whole genome shotgun sequence:
CGGAATGCTTCCGTTTGTGTAGCACCTGAGCAGCAGAGCTCCTCTACAATAACCATGAAGCATAGTCTTGAAGCAATATTTTCATAATTTAAAGACAATAACCAAAGTTAGCAGGATGGCGTGAAAGTAAATAATAATGCAATGCTGTTAATAAAGACCGCATGTTTAGGTTAACTGACAGTATTCATGAACTAACAAAGGACACAGACTAGAGCAGTCAAATTTAAATTATATTATGGAACTTATTAGTTGGTTGGCCCAGAGCTCGTTGTAGCATGTGTTAACATTTTCATTGTCCATCAGATGGTGGATGTGAGGACGATGCAAGCATCATGGTCCTTGACAGCAGCAACTAACAACAAAAGGACTTCAGCAACGTCATTGTACAACAAAATGAGTGCTAAGCAATGCTGTAATCTACTTGTTTCAAATTTCCTCCTGCATATGACACTACTGAGTTCTGACAATGAAAAGGAATAGTGGAGGAACAACCCTTTAGGCCTTAAAGGACATCAGATGATAAAGACATGTCTACAATAACAACACTTTCAATGAGTTTTGGTAAACCATCTACTTTTCCATCATTCTTGAAGATTCCTCATGTTTGGACAGGACAAGTCAAAAGGAGTAGATCACCAGGGTTACTAACTCTCAACTGAACATTGATTTCTCCCAGCAAACTGCACAGATAAGCGGAGGCGCAAACTTACCTCAGTTACCTAGAATCCTAGTCACTCGCTCATAGGCCGTGAGGGTTGATCCGGACAATATGCCATGCTGGTAGTATCAACCTGACCTGGTTCAGTAATTGATGGTGTGGTCGTTTGCACTGCTTCGTCAGGTATGTTGCCTACGCCATCAGCACTTCCTGATCCGGTGTTCAACTCACCTCCTTTGTACACGTAGAACAATGGAAATCACACGAGCGTGGTAGGTTATGCAAGAAAACACTCATGAAAGAGGAGAATGCGGTGTACTCACTACCTTTGACCCCCTTGGGATTGTCACACCCTAGGCACTTGCAATATGAGGTGCACCTGACCTTGTGCTTTAGGAAGAAGAAGAGTCAGCTAGCCTCAGTCAGGATCAGAGAAAAAAGAAGCATGTCTAAGCTTTCAAATGAAGATAGAGCGTGCATGGGGAAGAGTACACACCTTCACACAGTAACAGCCCCGCTTTTTTGCATCTGTTTACCTTGTAATGGCATCGGTCGGGTTTCGTTCCAGTGCTTGATGGTGGTGTGGTTTCTCCTGGACTAGCGTTGGACACACCAGCTGCTTTGTAAATGCAGAGCAACGGAGAAATTTAAATTACACGAGTTTGGTCGATCATGCAGAAAGacacacatgaaacaagagaatgTGGTGTACTCACCCTCTCTGGCCCCAAAGGGATTACGGCAATCCTTGCACTTGCAGTTTAAGGTGCACCCAGTCTTGCGCTTCAGAACAAGAAGAACCAGCTAGCCTCAGTCAGGATCATGGAAGAAGACAATTTATGCGACGAGAGTACATGAAGAAAGAATGTACTTTCTCATTTGTTCCAGCACTTCCGACAACATAGCAGCCATGGAGCTTTGCAAGTTGACCGACAATCTGACCAACTGCTCCAGATGCAGCAGAAACAAAGACAAACTCTCCTTTCTTCGGTGAGCAGATTTCATAGAATCCAACGTAAGTTGTAAAACCAGGCATGCCTGCAGGGAAGACCAGGGTATTATTAAGCATGTCGGAACAAAGAAtagttaacaaacagcaatatcaGAAACAGTAGCTAGATGGATCAGCAATTCAGCATACACTAGTCCCTGTTACAACATCGACATTCCCTCAACCACATACCATTATTCATTTTGTGCCCACTCTAACCTCCATTTTCTTATAGATTACACATTAAAAATTCGTGCAAGCAGGGGAAGACTTTCTAAAAGGAATGAAGTGCAGTAGGTGTTGTCCTTCGCATGGTTGCATATCTTCACTCATGATACATACCGTGGACACTTCAGGATTCAACCGGATAAGTAAAATAGCAGCAAGAAACTAACCGAGAAGCCCCAGATGGTAGGAGAGTGgtatgtcgctttgctgaatcttgttcagCTGTTCAGGCTTGTCAATCAGGCTGTATTCCTCCCAGCCAGTCATTCCCGAAACAATGTCGCCGGCGACGAACCCCGGATGAGTGGAGTCCACCACTCTTGCCACGCCCAACCCTTCTATAACCTTTGACACAATAAAATTTCTCTGGTCAGTAAACATGAATTaaccaacaacaagaagaaagagCAGTCAGAGTGGAAAAAGGACTGACAGATCCGGGCTTGAACGGGGGGATGTAGGAGCCGTGGAAGTCCCGCATCCGGCCGCGCATGTAGGGGTCGCAGGAGAGGTAGAGGTTCTTCACCAGCACGGCCGGGCCGGCGGCGGCCTCGGGGACGCGCAGCGGCACGGCGCCGCCGTTGACGAGCGACATGTCGTCCTCCCTCCCCCTCATCCAACTTAGGGAGAGGGGAGGAGGACGAGCTCGACCTGGGCGAcgcggagggagggggagggcggaGCCACCACCACCGACGACGAGGCGACGAGCGAGCGACAGGCGATGGGCGCGGGGAGGCGACGGGGGCCGGATTCGCGTGGATCACGCGAATCTGAGACCGGGCGACGACAATGAACCCTCCACTGGTGGCGCTGCCGGGCTTCCTCGTCCGGTCGCCGGGGCCGGCCGACGGGGAGTCAGGCCGAGGGCGAGGCCGGGACCCCCTGGCTGCGGAGGGAGGGTAGGGTGGCTGCAGGAGGAGGGGCTGGACGGCACGGCGACGGGGGCGgctccggatgcctaccttggtcgCCGGATTCGGCGGATTGGACGAgggtttgcaaaactactaatggcgcaccatcagCTGGTTACTAACGACGCACGAGCTGGTGGtgaccattagtagttttgcaaaaaaaaaatataatAGTGACCCACTAGATGAATGGTGCGTCATTACTAGCTAAACTAGTAATGACGCACTCTGTCATGGTGCGTTATTAGtaattttataaaaataaaataaaaaatatagtagtgacgcatcgagtgtgtggtgcgtcattaatgtccatcacactaatgacaCACCTGCACAtgatgcgccactgctatatagtagtgacgCACTACTTGTCTAGTGCgacattagtgtctatatcatctatagcctttttcctagtagtggaacTCACAATTCACAAACCCATTGATCGATGTATCAAGATCACCAGTAGGAAACAATCAGGCCTAACACAGGCTCAATCTTACTGGTTCAAACTGCTATACATAGTATATATACTAGGTGTATCTATAGACAAATTTAGGTATATAT
This window encodes:
- the LOC123431087 gene encoding 2-alkenal reductase (NADP(+)-dependent)-like; protein product: MRGREDDMSLVNGGAVPLRVPEAAAGPAVLVKNLYLSCDPYMRGRMRDFHGSYIPPFKPGSVIEGLGVARVVDSTHPGFVAGDIVSGMTGWEEYSLIDKPEQLNKIQQSDIPLSYHLGLLGMPGFTTYVGFYEICSPKKGEFVFVSAASGAVGQIVGQLAKLHGCYVVGSAGTNEKRKTGCTLNCKCKDCRNPFGAREAGVSNASPGETTPPSSTGTKPDRCHYKVNRCKKAGLLLCEAQGQVHLILQVPRV